The nucleotide sequence GGCCCTGAGCAAAGCCGACGCCGAGCAAATTGTGCACACAGCGCTGCAAACCGGCCGTTTTGTGTTTGGGGTGATGCAGAACCGCTACTCGCCGCCGGCCGCCTGGCTGAAGCAGGTGATGGACGAAGGCCGCCTGGGGCAGGTGCATCTGGTGCAGCTCAACTGCTTCTGGAACCGCGACGAGCGGTACTACACGCCCGGCAGCTGGCACGGCACCCGCGCCCTCGACGGCGGCACGCTCTTCACCCAGTTTAGCCATTTCGTGGATTTGCTGTATTGGGTGTTCGGCGACATCACGAACATCTCGGCCCGCTTCCGCGACTTCAACCACGCCGGCCTCACCGAGTTCGAGGACAGCGGCCTCGTCACGTTCGACCTGCTGCGCGGTGGCAGCGGCACCCTGCAATACAGCACCGCCGTCTGGGACCGTAACCTGGAAAGCTCCCTCACGGTGGTGGCCGAGCGCGGCAGCCTGCGCCTCGGCGGCCAGTACATGGACAAAGTAGATTACTGCCACCTGCGCGACTACACCATGCCCGAACTTGCGCCCACCAACCCCGCCAACCAGTACGGCCCCTACCAGGGCTCCGCCGCCAACCACGTCCACGTCATCGACAACGTAGTCGACACCATCCAAAAGCGCGGCGTAGCCACTACCAACGCCCTAGAAGGCCTGAAAGTGGTGGAGATGATTGAGCGGATTTACGCGTTGAAATAAGATAGGAGCAGGTATGGGTTATTTTATTGGGGGGATAAGGTTGTTTTATAAGATTTTATTAGTTGAGTGTATTGTGTTTTGTGTGAATATTTCTCTATTGTTTTCAATAAATGCGTTCGATACGTTGAATAAACTAAGAGGAAGTATTTCTCTTGAACCAACTTTATTTATTGTATTCTATGGGAGTGTTATAGTGCTTGGGCTGTGGGCGCTCAGTGAACTTGTTTTACCCCGTGAAGTGAGCTTAATAAGCGGAGGGATGGTCATAAAGAGAGGATTTATTGTCGTCAACAGAATACCGTACGATTCAATAAGTACTTTAACTTTCGGCAAGGCCAATATTGAAAAGAGTCGCGCCGGGTCGCTCAAGAACGATACTGTGGCCAAGGGTGAGAAGGTACAAATTCAGGTACATAATAAGACGGTGCAGGTATATTCCTTTCAGATAAACGGGTATGCTGTTTTCAGGCAGAAATTAATTAATCTGTCTGTCAAAGCAAAAATCGTAGGCGCCCGTAGATATTCTGACGATGTGGGCTATGGATTTCTAACCGTAGGTGGTTTGTTCCTGCTGGCAATGACTTACATTGTTGTGCTCAAGTAGATACTCATCCTGCTAAATCAATAAACCGCGGTTGAACTCCCCCGACCAACAAGCCCTCCACGACCTGCAGGCCTGGCAGCGCCGGATGCAGCAGCAGCCCACGTGGCTGAACCAGGTGGCGCGGCGCGTGCAGGCGCGGCTCAATGCCCTGCTGCCGGAAAAGGTGCACGTGGCCATCACCGCAGCCATTCAGAAGATGGTGCAGGGCGTGCTGTTTGGCTCCACGCACACCACGCAGAAGCCGGTTTCGGAGGGCACGCTGCAGGAGCGGGAGGCGCGGGTGCGGGCCCGCATCCGGGCGTACCGCAACACGGCAGCCGTGGAAGGCGGCGTGACCGGGGCCGGCGGCTTCCTGCTGGGCCTCGCCGATTTTCCGCTGCTACTCAGCATCAAGCTGAAGCTGCTGTTTGATATTGCGGCCCTCTACGGCCACGATGTGCGCAGCTTCCCGGAGCGGCTCTACCTGCTGCACATCTTCCAGTTGGCGTTCAGCAGCCAGCACACCCGCCGCGAAACCTACCGCCAGCTCGCCGCTTGGCCCGAAACGCAGCAAACCGTTACGGCCGAAACCTTCGACTGGCGCACCTTCCAGCAGGAATACCGCGACTACATCGACCTGGCCAAGCTGGCCCAGCTGGTGCCCGTCATCGGGGCGGCCGTGGGGGCCGTGGCAAACTACCGCCTGCTGGCCCAGCTTGGCGAAACGGCTATCATGTGCTACCGCCTGCGCTGGTTTGCCGAGCACGGCCGCATTACCGGTGAGGCGGATTCCGCACAGTAGGTGTCATTCCGACGAAGGAGCAATCTGGGTAAGCACATGCAGCGTCAGCACCCAGATTCCTCCTTCGTCGGAATGACACAAAAAAAACAGCCCTGACGGAAAAGTCAGGGCTGTTTTTTTAAGCGCTGGGATGCTTAGCCTTTGGCCTGCTTGGGGCCCTGGTGGGCTTTGCGCTTGGCCATGCGGTCCGACTGCATCTGGGTGTACTTGGCGTACTGGTCGGCGCTCAGGATTTGCTTGAGCTGGGCGTCGTACTGGGCTTTTTTGCCTTTCATGGCCTCATGGTGCTGGCGCTTGGTAGCAGGCGTGGTGCCGGCCTGGGCTTTGTAGGCCTGCATTTCCTTGGCGCGGCTCAGGTGCAGCTGGCGCACCTGCTCAGTCTGGGTGGCCGACAGGCCGAGCTGCTTGGTGAGGCTCTTGGCGGCGTGGTCGGCGCGTTGCTCGGGCGTTTTGGCGGCTTTGTCGCCTTTCATGCGGTGCTGGCCGTGAGGCGCTTTGGCGGGCAGCGTCTGGGCCGAAACGGCGGCGGCAGAGAACGAGAAAGCGGCGAGGATGACGAGGAACTTCTTCATGGCTATGATTGGAAAATTTATGACGGGTGAAAAAAGCCCGCTGCCGTCCGGACTGGCGGCCGGGCTTCTGCAGGGTCATTTGCAACTCCGGTGCCAGTTTTCGGTGCCAAGCCTGAAACTGGGCCTCTTGAAAAATTTAAATTTTTCGGTTAAACCTTCGTTTGCGGGCTCGGTCGCGGGCTTTTATCGGGGCTGACGCCTTGGAATCGGCCGGTTCCAGCACTGGCGGGCGAAGGCCGAGGCCCCGGCTTCAGGCTGGCGGGGTCGGGCAGCCAGGGGCGAGGAAAGAACCGCCGGCCGCAACAAAACGGGGCGGTCGGGGCTTTGTACAGTCCGGGTTGCGGGGGCAGCAATCCGGTTTTACCTTTGCCCTATCAATTCTTTCTAGCCCGAAGGATTGTTTTTATACAGAGGCGCTGAGAGACAGGCTCGATGAAGCGTCGGCAACCACCCGGAACCCTCCGGAACGGTGCCAATTCCTGACCATATAAAAACAAGTTGCCGTGGACGCTTCCAACAACCTCCTGCATTCAACCTCCGCTTTTTTGGCTCCGGCTGCCGCGTTGCGGCTGGCGGGCCGGGGCTGTTGTTGCTGTTGTTGTCGGGCGTAGCTAGCCCTTTCTCTGTTTTTGCGGGTATGCGCCCGCCGGCGCTGCACGTCGGCCGGCTGCTGCACTGAGCGGCTTCGCGCCTGCACCTCCTCTTTTTCTCGGATTGTCGCCCGATGGCCGGGCCGGGCGCAGACTTTGCGCTCCGTTTGGCGGCCTGCGGTGGCTGCTGATTCGCTCGTTGCGCGGCTTGTGGGCGGCGTAATCGGTTAGGCCGGACTTCCGTCCCTGCGTTGTTTTTTCCCGGGAGCCGGTGGCGTTGCGCTGCTGCCGGCGCCGTTTCGTTTTTCATTTTCCGTCTTTTTGCTTCTGACTATGTCATCCCTCCAAAAGCCCATTGGTATCTATTTCGAGCACCCCGAGTGGTTTAAGCCGCTGTTTGCGGAGCTGGACCGCCGCGGCCTGCCCTACGAGAAAATCGACGCCGCCCACCACCTGTTCAACCCCTCGGAAAAGGAAAGCCGCTACAGTTTGGTGGTGAACCGCATGAGCTCGTCGGCGTACCTGCGCGGGCACGGGCAGGGCATCTTCCACACGGC is from Hymenobacter yonginensis and encodes:
- a CDS encoding Gfo/Idh/MocA family protein, which translates into the protein MADSSAAVRFAICGVGHIGRRHAALVARHPGAQLVALIDTNPEVHSELAAEFPGVPFFVSLDDYLTHGPAADVLTIATPNGLHAPQAVRGLRAGLHVVVEKPLALSKADAEQIVHTALQTGRFVFGVMQNRYSPPAAWLKQVMDEGRLGQVHLVQLNCFWNRDERYYTPGSWHGTRALDGGTLFTQFSHFVDLLYWVFGDITNISARFRDFNHAGLTEFEDSGLVTFDLLRGGSGTLQYSTAVWDRNLESSLTVVAERGSLRLGGQYMDKVDYCHLRDYTMPELAPTNPANQYGPYQGSAANHVHVIDNVVDTIQKRGVATTNALEGLKVVEMIERIYALK
- a CDS encoding EcsC family protein — protein: MNSPDQQALHDLQAWQRRMQQQPTWLNQVARRVQARLNALLPEKVHVAITAAIQKMVQGVLFGSTHTTQKPVSEGTLQEREARVRARIRAYRNTAAVEGGVTGAGGFLLGLADFPLLLSIKLKLLFDIAALYGHDVRSFPERLYLLHIFQLAFSSQHTRRETYRQLAAWPETQQTVTAETFDWRTFQQEYRDYIDLAKLAQLVPVIGAAVGAVANYRLLAQLGETAIMCYRLRWFAEHGRITGEADSAQ